In one window of Methanolobus mangrovi DNA:
- a CDS encoding cation diffusion facilitator family transporter: protein MYDMESRFRQIRKVMVYVLFLNLAVSFAKIAYGFYTNVLSMQSDGFHSLFDGVSNIVGLIGIQIAAKPPDKEHPYGHRKFETLASIMIAVILAVVAFEIVHSAFDRFGNGNHPEVTAISFAVMLVTMLVNYSVTTYESKKGRQLNSEVLLADSAHTRSDIYVSLSVIAGLIAIRLGYPIIDPAVSILIAFVILHAGAEIIFHSISILIDESQIDPEKISEVVCNVEGVIDCHNIRTRGPPGNVYVDLHVEVDPNMSTYKSHTISHIVQYRIKESFDGIADVLVHIEPAHTRSI, encoded by the coding sequence TCTTTTGCCAAGATTGCCTATGGTTTTTACACAAACGTACTCAGTATGCAGTCAGACGGTTTCCATTCTCTTTTTGATGGAGTTTCCAATATTGTAGGTCTCATCGGCATTCAGATAGCAGCCAAACCACCTGACAAAGAACATCCTTACGGTCATCGTAAGTTCGAGACACTGGCTTCCATAATGATAGCTGTGATACTGGCCGTTGTTGCTTTTGAAATTGTCCATTCTGCATTTGACCGCTTTGGAAATGGCAATCATCCGGAGGTTACTGCAATAAGTTTTGCAGTGATGCTTGTAACAATGCTGGTTAATTATTCAGTGACTACCTATGAAAGTAAAAAAGGTAGACAACTGAACAGTGAAGTGCTTCTTGCAGATTCTGCCCACACCAGAAGTGACATATATGTTTCACTTTCAGTAATAGCAGGTTTGATAGCTATCAGGCTTGGCTATCCTATCATTGATCCTGCAGTTTCTATATTGATCGCATTTGTCATATTGCATGCAGGTGCAGAGATAATATTCCATAGCATATCCATACTGATAGATGAATCCCAGATCGATCCTGAAAAGATATCAGAGGTAGTCTGTAATGTAGAAGGTGTGATAGATTGTCATAATATACGAACACGTGGCCCTCCGGGAAACGTCTACGTAGACCTTCATGTTGAAGTGGACCCTAATATGAGCACTTATAAATCCCACACAATCTCCCATATTGTTCAATACCGTATCAAGGAAAGTTTTGATGGGATCGCAGATGTTCTGGTACACATAGAGCCGGCTCACACACGGTCGATATAA
- the aroC gene encoding chorismate synthase, protein MPGNTFGHSFRITTWGESHGKALGVVVDGVPAGLELSETDIQKDLDRRRPGQSEVSTPRSEADSVEILSGVLDGITTGMPVSMLVWNKNAKSSAYDYIKDIPRPGHADLFYSEKYGMRDHRGGGRSSGRETIGRVAGGAVAKKLLSLVGVEVFAHVIELGGVKAKQLSFDEIRLNVEKNVVRCADPQAAEKMLEQVNAARLEGDSIGGIVEIIATGMPAGLGEPVFGKLDADIACAMMGIGAVKGVEFGVGFECSRMKGSQMNDPFIINDGRVVPKTNNAGGMIGGISTGLPIICRIAVKPTPSISKTQKSVDMAAMKEIDLEVHGRHDPTIPPRMVPVAESMMAVVLADHMIRSGRIGPDSLLV, encoded by the coding sequence ATGCCAGGAAATACATTCGGACATTCTTTCAGGATCACTACCTGGGGCGAATCCCATGGAAAAGCTCTGGGAGTTGTTGTTGACGGGGTACCGGCAGGACTTGAACTATCGGAAACTGATATTCAGAAAGACCTTGACCGCCGCCGTCCGGGACAGAGTGAAGTATCCACACCACGCTCAGAAGCAGATTCCGTGGAAATATTGTCCGGTGTACTTGATGGCATTACAACAGGAATGCCAGTATCCATGCTTGTATGGAACAAGAATGCAAAGTCCAGTGCTTATGATTATATAAAGGATATCCCGCGTCCCGGCCACGCAGACCTTTTCTATTCTGAGAAATACGGTATGCGCGATCACAGAGGTGGAGGCAGGTCTTCAGGCAGGGAAACCATTGGCAGGGTTGCCGGTGGTGCTGTTGCCAAGAAGCTCCTCTCGCTTGTAGGCGTTGAAGTGTTTGCCCATGTCATCGAGCTTGGCGGCGTAAAAGCAAAGCAGCTTTCCTTTGATGAGATACGCTTGAACGTTGAGAAAAACGTTGTACGCTGTGCTGACCCGCAAGCTGCTGAAAAGATGCTCGAGCAGGTGAATGCTGCACGTCTTGAAGGTGATAGTATTGGTGGTATCGTGGAAATAATTGCCACAGGTATGCCCGCTGGCCTCGGAGAGCCTGTATTTGGTAAACTGGATGCAGATATTGCCTGTGCGATGATGGGCATAGGTGCTGTAAAAGGTGTGGAGTTTGGTGTAGGGTTTGAATGCTCCCGCATGAAGGGAAGCCAGATGAATGATCCTTTTATAATTAATGATGGACGGGTAGTTCCAAAAACGAATAATGCAGGTGGCATGATAGGTGGTATATCTACAGGGCTGCCAATAATATGCAGAATAGCAGTAAAACCAACTCCTTCTATCTCAAAGACCCAGAAAAGTGTTGATATGGCTGCAATGAAAGAGATCGATCTTGAAGTTCATGGCAGGCACGATCCGACAATTCCACCAAGAATGGTACCTGTAGCAGAGTCTATGATGGCAGTGGTGCTTGCTGACCATATGATAAGGAGCGGACGTATCGGTCCTGATTCTTTGCTGGTATAA
- a CDS encoding LL-diaminopimelate aminotransferase produces MYSDRINSLPPYLFATIDQSKAAMKAKGVDVIDLGVGDPDQPTPTHIVDSMCEAVRNPETHKYPSYAGMPAFRKAAADWCKESRGLNIDPASETLTFIGSKEGIAHIPLAFINPGDVALCPDPAYPVYKIGTEFAGGEPYIMPLLQENDFLPDLDAIPKEKLEKAKIMFLNYPNNPTAATADKKFFEEVVQFARDNDIIVIHDNAYSEMTYDNYKAPSFLSVDGAMDIGIEIYSLSKTYNMTGWRLAFAVGNKEIISGIGKVKSNVDSGAFDAIQMAGITALSSSQQCVADMNNIYQKRRDALLKGLHELGLDVKPPKATFYVWAPVPDGYDSVGFAKLLLETAGIVATPGVGFGTYGEGYIRFALTRPVERINEAVERMSKLNI; encoded by the coding sequence ATGTATTCAGACAGGATAAACTCATTGCCCCCGTATTTGTTTGCAACAATCGACCAATCTAAAGCAGCTATGAAAGCAAAGGGAGTAGATGTTATAGATTTGGGTGTCGGAGACCCGGATCAGCCAACACCTACCCATATTGTTGATTCAATGTGCGAAGCAGTACGCAACCCTGAAACCCACAAATACCCTTCCTACGCAGGAATGCCTGCTTTCAGGAAAGCTGCTGCTGACTGGTGCAAAGAGAGCAGGGGATTGAACATAGATCCTGCATCAGAGACCCTTACATTCATAGGATCCAAAGAAGGAATTGCACATATACCACTTGCATTTATCAACCCCGGGGATGTAGCCCTGTGTCCGGATCCTGCATACCCGGTTTACAAAATCGGAACTGAATTTGCAGGCGGAGAGCCTTATATCATGCCGTTGCTCCAGGAGAACGATTTCCTGCCTGATCTTGATGCAATCCCAAAGGAAAAGCTTGAAAAAGCAAAGATAATGTTCCTGAATTACCCGAACAACCCAACAGCAGCTACTGCTGACAAAAAGTTCTTTGAAGAGGTTGTACAGTTTGCCCGCGATAATGATATCATTGTCATACATGACAACGCTTATTCAGAAATGACCTATGATAACTACAAGGCACCAAGTTTCTTAAGTGTCGACGGCGCAATGGATATTGGAATTGAGATATACTCACTTTCAAAGACCTATAACATGACAGGATGGAGACTTGCTTTTGCAGTCGGTAACAAGGAAATAATATCCGGTATCGGCAAGGTAAAGTCCAATGTGGACTCAGGAGCTTTCGATGCTATCCAGATGGCAGGTATTACAGCACTTTCCAGCTCACAGCAATGTGTTGCAGACATGAATAATATCTACCAGAAAAGAAGGGATGCACTCCTGAAAGGACTACATGAACTTGGACTTGATGTCAAGCCACCTAAAGCAACATTCTACGTATGGGCACCTGTTCCTGATGGCTACGATTCTGTCGGATTTGCCAAACTGCTGCTTGAAACTGCAGGAATTGTTGCAACCCCTGGTGTTGGCTTTGGAACCTACGGCGAAGGTTACATCAGATTTGCACTTACCCGCCCTGTTGAAAGGATCAACGAGGCAGTAGAAAGGATGAGCAAGTTGAATATTTGA
- a CDS encoding PAS domain-containing sensor histidine kinase encodes MQRMPPAFLYPDLAELCIVLDGEVYRTGGFEERKQSLSSDIIVHGTKRGSLHVSYREECPLHDIGPFLKDEQRLLDVITSRLCKVIERKHVEEALLDSEKRYRLIFDVSPLGIFMDQKGTISHCNRSFLNIFGVPKSDVVGAEIFDYVNDDRLHQLFAGYMESSRPFYENEYSARISGREIYLKSYYVPLISKDNVIDGGIGLIADITSNKNSEEELQNQKELLTSTFNALQDLIVVVDKELKIVTSNWKSDMICHPEVDNPHPMMCDCFAHNLMPCDPCPVKDVFSTGSMKEFEHTDPVDHKVRDFRIFPVYDTKGDVMMAVSHIRDITERKVTEDALKRSTFELEHAYEELKSLDKLKDEFLSNLRHELNTPLTSIKGFSELLYDGTLGQLNDGQMDAIERVVTKSGKLQNLIDSLLFVSTNQNGTIRYNFEQIEFSSVLTNIVNIFFDTIKEKKMHIHINVDFDSCFIEGDRTYLPQVFLNLMDNAVKFTPQHGAINLSAVIENKGVHVILEDTGIGISEKDIPNLFQKFYQIDSSSTRNYGGNGLGLYISKVIVENHNGKIWVESEKGTGTKVHVRVPLKQNHFSASSSSPSVSCERPLLR; translated from the coding sequence ATGCAAAGGATGCCACCAGCCTTTCTTTATCCTGATCTTGCTGAGTTATGTATAGTGCTGGATGGGGAAGTATATCGGACAGGCGGGTTTGAAGAACGCAAGCAGTCGCTGTCCAGTGATATTATAGTTCATGGTACTAAAAGAGGTTCTCTTCATGTCTCTTATCGTGAGGAATGTCCTCTGCATGACATTGGTCCGTTCCTGAAAGACGAGCAGCGGTTGTTGGATGTCATAACATCACGACTATGTAAAGTGATAGAAAGAAAACATGTGGAAGAAGCCCTTCTTGATTCTGAAAAAAGATACAGGTTGATATTTGATGTTTCTCCCCTTGGGATATTTATGGACCAAAAAGGAACCATAAGCCATTGCAACAGAAGTTTCCTTAATATTTTTGGAGTTCCTAAAAGTGACGTTGTCGGTGCTGAGATATTTGATTATGTAAATGATGACCGTTTACATCAGCTTTTTGCAGGTTATATGGAATCTTCCCGTCCATTTTATGAGAACGAATATTCTGCACGAATATCTGGCAGGGAGATATATCTGAAATCTTACTACGTTCCTCTGATATCAAAGGACAATGTTATTGATGGCGGTATTGGTCTTATTGCTGACATAACATCAAACAAGAATTCCGAAGAAGAATTACAAAACCAAAAGGAACTTCTGACAAGTACTTTCAATGCCTTGCAAGACCTTATCGTTGTTGTTGATAAAGAGCTGAAGATAGTTACCAGCAACTGGAAAAGTGACATGATATGTCATCCTGAGGTTGATAACCCACATCCTATGATGTGTGATTGTTTTGCTCATAATCTGATGCCATGTGACCCTTGTCCTGTAAAGGATGTTTTTTCAACAGGTAGCATGAAAGAATTCGAACACACAGATCCAGTTGACCATAAAGTAAGGGATTTCCGTATTTTTCCGGTATACGATACCAAAGGTGATGTAATGATGGCTGTAAGCCATATACGTGATATCACCGAACGCAAGGTAACAGAAGATGCCTTAAAGCGGTCAACGTTTGAATTAGAGCATGCATACGAAGAATTAAAGTCCCTTGACAAGCTCAAGGATGAATTCCTTTCAAATCTGAGGCATGAACTGAACACACCTCTGACTTCAATAAAAGGATTTAGTGAACTTTTGTACGATGGTACTCTGGGCCAGCTGAACGATGGGCAGATGGATGCCATAGAACGTGTTGTGACGAAATCAGGCAAGCTACAGAATTTGATTGATTCCCTGCTGTTTGTAAGTACCAACCAGAATGGGACTATAAGGTACAATTTTGAACAAATTGAGTTTTCTTCTGTTCTTACTAATATTGTCAATATCTTCTTTGACACGATCAAAGAAAAGAAAATGCATATTCATATAAACGTTGATTTTGATTCATGCTTTATTGAAGGTGACAGAACATACCTGCCTCAGGTGTTCCTCAATTTAATGGACAATGCAGTAAAATTCACACCACAGCATGGGGCCATTAATCTATCGGCAGTTATAGAGAATAAAGGGGTTCATGTGATATTGGAAGATACTGGTATTGGTATCTCAGAAAAGGATATTCCAAATCTTTTCCAGAAATTCTATCAGATAGACAGTTCTTCAACAAGAAATTATGGTGGTAATGGCCTTGGACTTTACATTAGTAAAGTAATTGTAGAAAACCATAATGGGAAGATATGGGTAGAAAGTGAAAAAGGGACAGGAACTAAAGTTCATGTACGTGTCCCCTTAAAACAAAATCATTTTTCAGCTTCTTCAAGTTCACCTTCTGTGTCCTGTGAAAGACCTTTGCTAAGGTAA
- the budA gene encoding acetolactate decarboxylase, producing the protein MRNRNLYFTILLIFLSIVAGGCITEENENIESADQTAGTDNKLSNSETDTIYQFSIIDALLEGVYDGEVSCAQLKEKGDFGLGTFDNLDGEMLELDGIIYQVKADGQAYEVEDSVTSPFAAITFFETDIEDTVDEQMDSQQLAEHIETLLPSQNIMYAVKVTGKFDYMKTRSVAAQEQPYPRLVEVTKDQSVFEFNDTEGTIVGYWMPEYVEGMNVPGYHLHFITQDRTAGGHILDYTISSGTVEIDSTDKFYLELPTNDNYLSKGLSQDTEGELEEAEK; encoded by the coding sequence ATGAGAAACAGAAACTTGTACTTCACCATCCTGCTTATCTTCCTGTCAATTGTAGCAGGAGGGTGCATCACTGAAGAGAACGAAAACATTGAATCTGCTGATCAGACAGCAGGTACTGATAATAAATTAAGCAACTCAGAAACTGATACCATCTATCAGTTTTCCATAATAGATGCTCTTCTTGAAGGTGTCTATGACGGGGAGGTAAGCTGTGCACAGCTCAAGGAAAAAGGCGACTTTGGACTTGGAACTTTTGACAACCTTGATGGGGAAATGCTGGAACTCGATGGAATAATCTATCAGGTCAAAGCAGATGGCCAGGCATATGAAGTTGAAGACTCCGTAACATCACCATTTGCAGCTATCACTTTCTTTGAGACTGATATTGAAGATACAGTAGATGAGCAAATGGACAGCCAGCAGTTGGCAGAGCACATTGAGACACTTCTTCCAAGTCAGAATATAATGTATGCTGTAAAAGTCACAGGAAAATTCGACTACATGAAAACACGTAGTGTAGCAGCACAGGAACAACCTTACCCCAGACTTGTTGAAGTAACCAAGGATCAGTCTGTTTTTGAGTTCAATGACACAGAAGGAACAATTGTCGGATACTGGATGCCTGAATATGTCGAAGGAATGAATGTACCAGGTTATCACCTGCACTTCATCACACAGGATAGAACAGCTGGCGGACATATACTTGATTATACAATCAGTTCAGGAACTGTAGAGATAGATAGCACTGATAAGTTCTATCTGGAACTGCCGACAAACGATAATTACCTTAGCAAAGGTCTTTCACAGGACACAGAAGGTGAACTTGAAGAAGCTGAAAAATGA
- a CDS encoding chemotaxis protein CheW, translating into MANVNERFQDNIDEDLHQLVIFNLGLEEFGVNIMQVQEIIRMPEITRIPRSPDYIKGVINLRGKIIVVMDLDKRFGMSQKELTDESRVVVVDIEGTVIGLVVDSVSEVIRLQGSNIEQTPEIISQKINAEFLKGVGKLEDRLLILLDLQNIINESAM; encoded by the coding sequence ATGGCTAACGTGAATGAAAGATTTCAAGATAATATTGACGAGGATCTCCACCAACTTGTAATTTTTAATCTTGGCTTAGAAGAGTTCGGTGTGAATATCATGCAGGTACAGGAAATAATCCGAATGCCTGAAATAACAAGGATTCCAAGGTCCCCTGATTACATAAAAGGAGTAATCAACCTGAGAGGAAAGATAATAGTGGTCATGGATCTTGACAAACGCTTTGGAATGTCACAAAAAGAGTTAACCGATGAATCCCGCGTTGTTGTTGTGGATATAGAGGGTACCGTAATCGGCCTTGTCGTTGATTCGGTCAGTGAAGTAATACGCCTGCAGGGCTCTAACATTGAACAGACACCAGAGATAATTTCCCAGAAGATAAATGCGGAATTCCTAAAGGGTGTCGGCAAACTGGAAGACAGGTTACTCATTCTTCTTGACCTTCAGAACATCATTAATGAAAGTGCAATGTAA
- the argH gene encoding argininosuccinate lyase has product MSDILRRGRLSSTPDEDMINFTSSMSADKWIFEADVLVDMAHTVMLHEQGIIKEKDCSKILSGLLKIREEGIEELDHSYEDIHISLESRLIDIVGEDTGGRMHSGRSRNDEVATCIRIRLRDELLSLTEELSELRKALLTRASDNTETLMPGFTHLQHAQPTTFAHHLVAHSDAIGRDIERVISAFSRVNKSPLGSAAFASTGFNLNRERTCSLLGFDALLGNSMDAVSTRDFLIESASVMSNIMVNLSKMAEEIIIWSTSEFSFVELDDMYASTSSIMPQKKNPDSAELVRGKAGTVIGSLMALLSLCKALPLSYNRDLQEATPNMWRAVETTRSAVRITKGMIATMKINTESMAEKSVLGFTTATELADTMVRAGGIPFRTAHQIVGVLARGDGNPTLADVDAVAKDVIGETLSSRGLTEVMVKEALDPVLNINRRSITGGPAPTEMEKAIKIRFEELEGTKASISELNAGIEESLKVLYGIVEKYTGNNA; this is encoded by the coding sequence ATGAGCGATATTTTACGTAGAGGCCGCTTATCTTCAACACCTGATGAAGATATGATAAATTTCACATCATCAATGTCCGCTGACAAATGGATATTTGAGGCTGATGTCCTGGTAGACATGGCTCACACAGTTATGCTACATGAGCAGGGTATCATTAAAGAGAAAGATTGCAGCAAGATTCTCAGCGGGCTTTTAAAAATAAGGGAAGAAGGCATTGAAGAGCTAGACCACAGTTATGAGGATATCCACATTTCCCTGGAATCCCGGCTTATAGATATTGTAGGTGAGGATACAGGGGGCAGAATGCACTCCGGTCGTTCCCGCAATGATGAAGTTGCAACCTGTATCAGGATCAGATTAAGGGATGAATTGTTATCTCTGACCGAAGAGCTTTCAGAGCTTCGTAAGGCACTGCTTACCCGAGCATCAGACAATACAGAGACTCTTATGCCAGGATTTACACACCTGCAACATGCACAGCCAACCACATTTGCACACCACCTTGTTGCACATTCAGATGCTATCGGCAGGGATATTGAGCGTGTTATCAGTGCATTCTCAAGAGTTAACAAATCTCCATTGGGTTCAGCAGCTTTCGCATCAACCGGATTTAATCTCAACCGTGAAAGAACATGTTCACTTTTAGGATTTGATGCTCTGCTTGGAAACTCAATGGATGCTGTAAGCACCCGTGACTTCTTGATAGAATCAGCATCAGTGATGTCCAATATCATGGTGAACCTCAGTAAAATGGCAGAGGAAATCATCATCTGGTCAACTTCCGAATTCTCCTTTGTTGAACTTGATGATATGTACGCTTCCACATCATCAATAATGCCACAGAAGAAGAATCCTGATTCTGCTGAACTGGTCAGAGGTAAGGCTGGCACGGTAATCGGTTCACTTATGGCTCTGCTTTCTCTATGCAAAGCACTTCCTTTGAGTTACAACCGTGACCTTCAGGAAGCAACACCTAACATGTGGCGTGCAGTTGAAACCACAAGAAGCGCTGTCCGTATCACAAAAGGTATGATAGCTACCATGAAGATTAACACTGAAAGCATGGCTGAAAAGTCAGTTCTTGGTTTTACAACTGCAACAGAACTTGCAGACACAATGGTAAGGGCCGGCGGAATTCCTTTCAGGACAGCTCACCAGATAGTCGGTGTACTGGCAAGAGGAGATGGAAACCCTACACTTGCTGATGTCGATGCAGTAGCAAAGGATGTTATCGGGGAAACCTTAAGCTCCAGGGGTCTTACTGAGGTAATGGTAAAGGAAGCCCTTGATCCTGTTCTTAACATCAACAGGCGTTCAATAACAGGTGGTCCTGCACCTACTGAAATGGAAAAGGCAATTAAGATCAGATTTGAAGAACTTGAGGGTACAAAAGCAAGTATTTCAGAGCTGAATGCCGGTATTGAGGAATCCTTGAAGGTTCTTTACGGTATTGTTGAAAAGTATACAGGAAACAATGCTTAA
- the gatD gene encoding Glu-tRNA(Gln) amidotransferase subunit GatD, whose protein sequence is MDYEEGDRVKVEKSGVEYEGIVMPSTTGHIIIKMVSGYNAGIEPEGATVTIVQKKADMGASAKKAVKAEIKPKKGLPKVSILSTGGTIASKIDYRTGAVTSQFSADDILQAIPELTEIANFSGKAIYNILSENMKTEYWQELARAVVEEIKNGADGIIIAHGTDTMMYTASALSFMIDTPVPIVFVGSQRSADRPSSDNAMNAICAAKVAVSDIAEVTVVMHSDGSDDSCSIHRATKVRKMHTSRRDAFRSINSEPIGSVDYATGEISASLPYIKRNEKELSLRDALEPKCALVKFTPGTSPDILGYFIDAGYKGIVIEGTGLGHVSTDWIPKIERATSSNIPVIVTSQCLNGRICDRVYDTGRDILKAGAIEGEDMLPEVALVKMMWTLGQSDDYATVLDILKEDIRYEINERSIE, encoded by the coding sequence ATGGATTATGAAGAGGGCGACAGAGTAAAGGTCGAGAAGTCCGGTGTGGAGTATGAAGGCATTGTTATGCCAAGTACAACCGGTCACATTATTATTAAGATGGTCAGCGGCTACAATGCAGGAATTGAACCTGAGGGTGCCACTGTTACAATTGTACAGAAGAAAGCTGATATGGGAGCTTCAGCAAAGAAAGCAGTAAAAGCTGAAATAAAGCCAAAAAAAGGTCTTCCAAAGGTATCTATCCTCTCAACCGGAGGAACCATTGCCAGTAAAATAGACTACAGAACAGGTGCTGTAACTTCCCAGTTCTCTGCGGATGATATACTACAGGCAATTCCTGAGCTTACTGAGATCGCAAATTTCAGTGGAAAGGCTATCTACAACATTCTTTCCGAGAATATGAAGACAGAATACTGGCAGGAGCTTGCCAGGGCTGTTGTTGAAGAGATTAAGAACGGTGCTGATGGTATCATTATCGCTCACGGGACAGACACTATGATGTACACTGCTTCTGCATTATCATTTATGATAGACACTCCTGTGCCTATTGTGTTTGTGGGTTCACAGAGAAGTGCTGACAGGCCAAGCAGTGACAATGCCATGAATGCCATATGTGCTGCAAAGGTTGCAGTCAGTGACATTGCTGAGGTTACGGTTGTCATGCACAGTGATGGTTCAGATGACAGTTGCTCTATCCACCGTGCGACCAAGGTCCGCAAGATGCATACATCCAGAAGAGATGCTTTCAGGTCTATCAATTCAGAACCTATCGGTTCTGTGGATTATGCTACCGGTGAGATATCCGCTTCCCTTCCATACATTAAGAGAAACGAAAAGGAACTGTCACTCAGGGATGCGCTGGAACCAAAATGTGCTCTTGTGAAATTCACTCCTGGTACAAGTCCTGATATCCTTGGATATTTCATTGATGCAGGCTATAAGGGTATAGTTATCGAAGGCACGGGACTCGGGCATGTATCAACCGACTGGATTCCAAAGATAGAGAGAGCTACATCCAGTAATATCCCCGTAATAGTTACTTCACAGTGTCTCAACGGAAGGATATGTGACAGGGTTTACGACACTGGTAGGGATATACTGAAAGCCGGTGCAATTGAAGGTGAGGATATGCTTCCTGAAGTTGCCCTTGTCAAGATGATGTGGACACTTGGCCAGTCAGATGATTACGCTACTGTGCTGGATATCTTAAAAGAAGATATCAGATATGAGATCAATGAAAGGAGTATTGAGTGA
- the aspS gene encoding aspartate--tRNA(Asn) ligase encodes MSLANLRTHYTSQINPEELGDQKVTVAGWVHEVRDLGGICFVVLRDREGRAQVTLVKKKTDPELLETARKLVRESVISITGTVKPEAKAPNGYELIPDEINLINESASPLPMDTTGKVEAELDTRLDSRFIDLRRERTTAIFKIRHEVLRAVRNFLTDNGFIETSSPKVVATATEGGTSLFPITYFDREAFLNQSPQLFKQILMSGGLDRVFEIGPIFRAEEHDTRRHLNEATSIDIEASFCDHFDVMEILEEMVAYIYEQVIDKASDSLAVLGVELKVPALPFKRVTYDEAIEIVNANADEMLNWGDDLGTAAEHTIGEHVFKETGESHYFIIDWPTEIKPFYAMPYEDNPILSKGFDMMHRTMELSSGAQRIHIPELLVSRIESQGLDPEGFEFYLKAFRYGMPPHAGWGIGCERLVMTMLGVENIRDVVLFPRDRRRLSP; translated from the coding sequence ATGTCATTAGCAAATCTCAGGACGCATTATACGTCACAGATTAACCCGGAGGAACTGGGTGACCAGAAGGTCACTGTCGCCGGATGGGTACACGAAGTTCGTGACCTTGGTGGAATTTGTTTTGTTGTGCTCAGGGACCGTGAAGGAAGAGCCCAGGTCACACTGGTAAAAAAGAAGACAGATCCGGAACTTCTGGAAACAGCCCGAAAACTTGTCAGGGAATCTGTTATATCTATAACAGGTACTGTAAAGCCAGAAGCAAAGGCTCCAAATGGATATGAGCTCATTCCAGATGAGATAAACCTCATCAATGAGTCAGCTTCACCATTGCCAATGGACACGACCGGAAAGGTTGAAGCTGAACTTGACACACGTCTTGATTCAAGGTTCATTGACCTTAGAAGGGAAAGGACCACAGCTATTTTCAAAATAAGGCATGAAGTACTCAGAGCTGTCAGGAATTTCCTTACAGACAATGGATTTATTGAAACTTCCAGTCCAAAAGTAGTGGCAACAGCAACAGAAGGTGGAACATCCCTTTTCCCAATCACATACTTTGACAGGGAAGCATTCCTTAACCAGAGTCCACAGCTTTTCAAGCAGATCCTTATGTCAGGCGGACTTGACAGGGTATTTGAGATAGGTCCTATATTCAGGGCAGAGGAACACGACACCCGCAGACATCTTAACGAAGCAACCTCCATTGACATAGAAGCAAGTTTCTGTGACCACTTCGATGTAATGGAGATCCTTGAGGAAATGGTTGCATACATCTATGAACAGGTAATTGACAAGGCATCCGATTCACTTGCGGTTCTCGGTGTCGAGTTAAAAGTACCGGCACTTCCATTCAAGAGAGTTACCTATGATGAGGCTATCGAGATAGTCAATGCCAACGCAGATGAAATGCTCAACTGGGGCGACGATCTTGGTACTGCTGCCGAGCATACTATCGGTGAACACGTATTCAAGGAAACCGGCGAATCACATTATTTCATCATTGACTGGCCAACCGAGATAAAGCCATTCTATGCTATGCCTTATGAGGACAATCCTATTCTTTCAAAGGGATTCGACATGATGCACAGGACAATGGAACTCTCATCAGGTGCACAGCGTATACACATTCCGGAGCTTCTTGTAAGCAGGATCGAGTCACAGGGTCTTGACCCAGAGGGATTCGAATTCTACCTTAAGGCTTTCAGGTACGGTATGCCACCACACGCAGGATGGGGTATTGGATGTGAAAGGCTTGTTATGACTATGCTGGGTGTTGAGAACATCCGTGATGTCGTACTCTTCCCAAGAGACAGGCGAAGACTTTCTCCATAA